The proteins below come from a single Vanessa tameamea isolate UH-Manoa-2023 chromosome 15, ilVanTame1 primary haplotype, whole genome shotgun sequence genomic window:
- the LOC113398437 gene encoding uncharacterized protein LOC113398437, which translates to MKCEIPELGRCCFCFPLRLGLLVWGYGKLIASVVLVTLMLFNLINDWHRFWGTVDVAFAIVYLTFIGSVAADVIFLVLFAVSAHKKNYKIMGVFSKFCLYMLALYVLGFVLSVVYGTYESHFLSFYIGFTLATICFSCIIIQMYIVILVRSEVLKLQRGTNFEFVNHGADAIINVKMDMNAA; encoded by the exons atgaaatgtgaAATACCGGAATTGGGACGATGTTGCTTTTGTTTTCCCTTAAGGCTTGGACTTCTCGTTTGGGGCTATGGGAAGCTA ATAGCAAGTGTAGTCCTGGTGACTTTGATGCTGTTTAATCTAATCAACGATTGGCACCGCTTTTGGGGAACAGTTGACGTAGCCTTCGCGATTGTTTACTTAACGTTCATAGGATCAGTGGCAGCGGATGTCATATTTCTCGTATTATTTGCTGTCAGTGCACACAAG AAAAACTACAAGATAATGGGCGTGTTTTCTAAGTTCTGTTTGTACATGTTGGCGCTGTACGTTCTAGGCTTCGTACTTTCCGTTGTATACGGGACGTATGAGAGTCATTTTCTCTCGTTTTACATTGGATTTACACTCGCGACGATATGCTTCTCCTGCATCA TTATTCAAATGTATATTGTGATCCTTGTAAGAAGTGAAGTGTTGAAACTGCAAAGAGGTACGAATTTCGAATTTGTAAATCACGGCGCAGACGCAATCATCAACGTGAAGATGGATATGAATGCtgcctaa
- the LOC135193655 gene encoding uncharacterized protein LOC135193655 — protein MKCEIPEFARCCFCFPLRLGLLVWTYVKLIFSLLLLVHFICLLVANLMHLYYPVRVSIVINSILFSIFLCVDIAFHIIFIVSAHTKDYRKMKWFYKEAMVALCLYIFGFFCFTVYVVCDLNFTNQHITVIAYTLMSIWSIFFWVTISQAYLIMLVRSEVLKLERSTNFEFTNRAVDAEDAAIYNNDIVA, from the exons atgaagtgTGAAATTCCAGAATTTGCTAGATGTTGTTTTTGCTTTCCTCTCAGGCTTGGATTACTTGTGTGGACTTATGTGAAATTA ATATTCAGCTTACTGCTTTTGGTCCACTTCATATGTCTTCTAGTAGCAAACCTTATGCACTTATACTACCCCGTTAGGGTGAGCATAGTCATAAACTCAAtcctattttcaatttttttatgtgtagaTATTGCTTTTCACATAATATTCATCGTCAGTGCTCATACG AAAGATTATAGAAAAATGAAGTGGTTTTATAAAGAAGCGATGGTtgctttgtgtttatatatatttggtttcTTCTGTTTCACCGTCTACGTGGTATGTGACTTAAATTTTACCAACCAGCACATCACCGTTATCGCGTATACCTTGATGAGTATTTGGTCGATATTCTTCTGGGTCACAA TTAGTCAGGCGTATCTAATAATGCTGGTTCGAAGCGAGGTTCTGAAGCTAGAAAGGAGTACGAATTTCGAGTTCACAAATCGTGCAGTGGACGCTGAGGACGCAGCGATTTATAACAACGATATTGTAGCTTAA